A region of the Peredibacter starrii genome:
ACGGAACTTCTTCAGTGTTTCTTCTGAAAGCTCCTGGATTGAAACCACAATTTTCAGATTGGTCCAGTTCTTAAGTTCCGGAATGACCTTTTCCATCTGCTTATCATTTTCAACAACCAGCACTGAACTGTCGGAGTGAGTGAAAATGAAACTCACCTCGTGAGCAAGATAACTCGGATAAACTGGAACAAGGCAAGCACGTGAACACATGGTCGCCATATCGAGTAGGTGCCACTCTTTACAAGTTTGTGAAAGAAGCGCCACTTTATCACCAACGTTGATTCCGATTTTGTGAAAAGCGCTGATAAGAATTTCGATTTGATTTTTATATTCGAGAAACGTGAGGTTTTTGATTTCGTGATTTTCAATCCAACCAATCGCATTTCGCTCTGGCGTTTTCTGAACTCTAAGTTTTAGTAATCTGCCTAATGTCCGTGGTCCTTGTAACATCCGTGTGGTCCTTTTTTTCCAGCCACGCATTAGACACTGAAGTAATTCAGTGACTTGATGAGTGCAAAAGCTGGTCCGATACTTGCCTTATCGGTCAACATGAAGACTGTCATTATAGTTTCAAAATGTTTACGAGTCACTAAATTCAACTCTGAAGCAAGTTGGTATGAATTCCATTTTAAAGGGGCCTATGCTGGTGAGCGAGTGAAAAAAGTCATGCTCCAAGGAAGTAATCAACCACCGCTTAAAGCGGGTGAAGAATACTTAATCTATGTGCGGCTATTGTCCTGTGTAGAAGGAGTTCTCAGAGGAGAAATTCTGAAATTTAGACCACTGGATGAGTGCTGGGACCGATCTTAGTCGACACTTACAGCAACGTGATCACCAATCATGAATTGGGGGATTTCGAAGATAGGTGTGTTTTCTTTTTCGTACTCATTCACCATGGCAATTGAAGCGTTGTCCATTGAGTGAATGATTTTAAGTTCGCCGATTTTAACTTTGTAATTCACACGTGACTTAGCGTCGTATGGATTCTGGACTGAGATAATCCGGAAGACATCAACCACACTGTCTTTGCGAATTCCCTGACCTGTGCCCATGTTAATGTAGTAGTTCTTACGAACAACTTCATTCTCCACACCCATTGGTAGATCTTGCGCCATACTGAAAATGACAAAAGACTTTGCCCAAAGTGACTGGCACAAAAGTAATGTAGTAAGCAGGGTTAACAGTTTCATTGGATCCTCGCAGGTGTCTCCAATGTACTTATCGACGGATCGTGGGGGAAATTAAGAGGAAGACCATGATACCGAAGCATCATGGTCGGGTAAGGACTATTTGCCCTCTAATCTTAGGTACTTAAAGTTATTATTGATGATATCTGAATAGCGGTAGTTTTTCAGATAGTTGTGAAACAGTACATAGTTTCGCGAATAGTACTGCATGGCCCATGGAAGCTCTTGGTTTACGATTTCTTCCATCTGCTTCATTAAAGCGAATTTTTTCTCACCATCTTCCAGCTCTCTTACTTGCAGGAAAAGCTTATCAAATTCTGGATTAGAGAATTGTGATGAGTTTGGTCCTGGAGGAAGATTCGCTGTCGTTAGGAGCTGAAGCACGTTCTCTGCATCCGGGTAATCCAGGATCCAGCCACCTTGCCAAAACTGAAGTTCACCATTACGTGACTTCTCTAGGAATGCTGGGAAAGTGTTTGTGCGAACTTCAATGTTAATCCCAAGAGGACGAAGTTCTTGCTGGATGAATTCGCCCATCTGACGTTTACGAGAATCAGTTCCACGTACGTCATACTTAAGTGTGGGAAGACCTTTTCCTTCAGGGTAACCCGCTTTCGCTAGATATTCTTTAGCAAGCTTCACATCGTACTTAAAAGGGACTTCCGTCGAAGGAGAGTAACCCGGAACACCCGGAGGATAAATCGAGTTGGCCTTCTGGGCGATGTTGTAAGTGAAAAGTTCAATGAACTTATCGTTATTCACACCGTGAGCGATCGCTTTTCTCAGATTTAGATTCTTACCAATGATTGGATCTTTCATATTGAAAGACAACCACCAGTAAGTCAGAGTCGGAGCAGCGTAGAGTTGAATCTTCTGTTCAGTGATTTCTGGTTTAAGTTTTCCTTCTAAAGTCAAAGCGAGTGGGAAGTGATCTTTCGTGAGGTTAACGATATCGATCTTTTTTCCCATGAAGTTCAACCAATCAGTCTGAGCTTCTTTAATCACTACCAGGCGAACATTTTCAACGAAAGGAAGCTTCTTACCAGCATCTTTCAAAAGACCATTTTCATGGGCATAGCGGTCACCCTGAGCAGGATAAACACTTGTGATGTAGTTAGCGTTCTTTTTTAAAACTACTTCCTGAGCAGAGTTATAGTCTGTGATGTAGTAGGCACCAGTTCCAATGCTCTTAAGTGACAGATCATTGTTTGTGGCGCGAATCGCTTCTTCCGGAACCGGTGAAGTGAAGTTCATGGCCATGGCAAACAAGAGCTGAGGATAAGGACGGATAAGATCCACTACTAACGTGTAATCATCCGGAGCTGTGACCCCAGAGATTTCCGTCTTAAACATCAAGTCCAGATCAGTTCCTACTTTATCGCGGAACTCGTTAATGCCTTTGATCTTATTATCAAAAAGCCACCAACCTTGAGAGCGCGTGCCGTGGAAAGCAAGACGCTTAATCTGGTTTACGATATCACGGGCCTTAACTTCGCGACCTTCTTCCACGAATTCAGACTTGTGATACTTAATGCCTTTTTTAAGTTTGAACGTATAACGAAGACGGTCCTTCGAGACCATCGGCATCCCTTCCGCCAGAAGCGGACGGAGAGTGTAGGGACGCTTATGATATTCATACTCGTACAGCGTTTCATAAACAGGTGTCACTGCCATGTAGCAAACCTGGTCAAAGCAGTTCGCAGGATCGAGAGTCGAGATATCACTTGGGATAGAAATCTCGATACGATCCGACTTGTTCTTGCTTTTGGTACAACCAACAACAGCAAGAGTGAGAGCTAGAAGAAGGAATTTCACTTAAGAGCTCCTTCAACCGCTTTAATAAGTTCCTGAGTTTTTGCAGCATCACCTGAACCTTGTGCATTGTCTGGTTTACCACCGCCACGACCATTCACGATCGGCATGACACCTTTGAGAATGTCGGAACAGTTCAC
Encoded here:
- a CDS encoding ABC transporter substrate-binding protein; this translates as MKFLLLALTLAVVGCTKSKNKSDRIEISIPSDISTLDPANCFDQVCYMAVTPVYETLYEYEYHKRPYTLRPLLAEGMPMVSKDRLRYTFKLKKGIKYHKSEFVEEGREVKARDIVNQIKRLAFHGTRSQGWWLFDNKIKGINEFRDKVGTDLDLMFKTEISGVTAPDDYTLVVDLIRPYPQLLFAMAMNFTSPVPEEAIRATNNDLSLKSIGTGAYYITDYNSAQEVVLKKNANYITSVYPAQGDRYAHENGLLKDAGKKLPFVENVRLVVIKEAQTDWLNFMGKKIDIVNLTKDHFPLALTLEGKLKPEITEQKIQLYAAPTLTYWWLSFNMKDPIIGKNLNLRKAIAHGVNNDKFIELFTYNIAQKANSIYPPGVPGYSPSTEVPFKYDVKLAKEYLAKAGYPEGKGLPTLKYDVRGTDSRKRQMGEFIQQELRPLGINIEVRTNTFPAFLEKSRNGELQFWQGGWILDYPDAENVLQLLTTANLPPGPNSSQFSNPEFDKLFLQVRELEDGEKKFALMKQMEEIVNQELPWAMQYYSRNYVLFHNYLKNYRYSDIINNNFKYLRLEGK